Genomic DNA from Thermus amyloliquefaciens:
TGGCCACCACCCCCCGCCGGGCGGGAAGGCCCAAGGCGGAAGCCGCCGCCTCGGCCCGGGCCAGAAGGCCAGGGTCCGAGGGAAAGAAGCGCACCCCGAAGGCGGTCTCCCCCGGCTCCCGGCCGAAGGGGGTGAGGTCCACATCCCACTGCACCGCCTTTTCCGCCAAGAGGAGGTCCAGGGCACGAAGGGTTGGGTCCAAGCCCCCGGCCACCCCCAGGAAGAAGCTCTCCTGGGGGGAAAACCGGGCCAGGACATAGGCCACCGCCGAGGCCGCCGCCACCTTCCCCACCCCGGTTTCCGCCACCAGCACCCCGGGGGCCTGGTGGAGGGGAAAGGGAGCCACAAGGGCCTCCTTAGCCCCCAAAGCCTCCCTTAGCGCCCGGGCCTCCTCGGGCTCCGCGGCGAAGAAAGCCCTCACCTGCCCTCCAAGGGGATGGTCTTTTGCACCCTAAGGCCTTGCCGTAACACCTTCTCCGCCCAGGCCTTGGCCCCCGGGAGGTCGTGGTCCCGGTAGTTGCCGCACTCCCGGAAGCCCGCCCCCGGCACGGGTCCCTCGTGCAGGAGGACATCCCTCAGGGCCCGCTCCCAGGCCACCAACACCTCTTCCTCCTCCAGGGGGCCTTCCACCACCAGGTAAAACCCCGTGCGGCACCCCATGGGGGAAAGGTCAATGACCCCCTCCAGGTGGTCCCGCAGGTAGCCCGCCAGCAGGTGCTCGAGGGTGTGCAGGCTGGCGGTGGGGAGGGCCTCCCGGTTGGGCTGGGCCAGGCGCAGGTCGTACTTCTCCACCCAGCCGCCCCCCACCCTTTTCCTCCCCGCCCGCCGCACGTAGGGGGCCCTTACCTTGGTGTGGTCCAGGGCAAAGCTCTCCACCTCGGCCATGTCCCCATCCTATCTTGCTAGACTGGCCCATATGGTCTTGGTGCTGGACTTCGGCTCCCAGTACACGCGGCTCATCGCCAGGAGGCTTCGGGAACTGAGGGCCTTCTCCCTCATCCTGCCCGGGAACACCCCCCTGGAGGAGGCCCTGAAGCACAGGCCCGAGGCCCTGATCCTCTCCGGAGGGCCCAACAGCGTCTTTGACCCCCAAGCCCCCCGCCCCGACCCCAGGCTCCTCCGCCTGGGCCTCCCCACCCTGGGCATCTGCTACGGGATGCAGCTCCTGGCCCAGGAGCTTGGGGGCAAGGTGGAGCGGGCGGGGCGGGCGGAGTACGGCAAGGCCCTCCTCACCCGCTACCAGGGCCCCCTCTTCCGGGGCCTAAAGGGGGAGGTCCAGGTCTGGATGAGCCACCAAGACGCCGTGACCGAGCTTCCCCCGGGGTGGCGGGTAGCGGCGGAGACCGAGGAAAACCCCGTGGCCGCCATGGAGGCCCCCGACGGCAAGGCCTTCGCCGTGCAGTTCCACCCCGAGGTGGCCCACACCCCCAAGGGGATGCAGATCCTGGAAAACTTCCTGGAGCTTGCCGGGGTGAGGCGGGACTGGACCCCGGAGCACGTTCTGGAAAGCCTCCTCCAGGAGGTGCAAGAACGGGTGGGGCAGGACCGCGTCCTCCTGGCGGTCTCCGGGGGAGTGGACTCCAGCACCCTAGCCCTCCTCCTGGCCAAAGCGGGGGTGGACCACCTGGCGGTCTTCGTGGACCACGGCCTCCTGCGCCTGGGGGAGCGGGAGGAGGTGGAGGGGGCCCTTAGGGCCCTGGGGGTGAACCTCCTGGTGGTGGAGGCCAAGGACCGGTTTCTGCAAGCCCTAAAGGGGGTGGAGGATCCCGAGGAAAAGCGCAAGATCATCGGCCGGGAGTTCGTGGAGGTCTTCAGCCAGGTGGCCCGGGAAAGGGGCCCCTTCCGCTTCCTGGCCCAGGGCACCCTCTACCCCGACGTGATCGAGTCCGCCGGGGGGCATGGGGCGGCTAAGATCAAGAGCCACCACAACGTGGGCGGCCTCCCCGAGGACCTAAAGTTTGAGCTCCTGGAGCCCTTCCGCCTCCTCTTCAAGGACGAGGTGCGGGAGCTGGCCCTGCTTCTCGGCCTCCCCGACCCCATCCGCCTGCGCCACCCCTTCCCGGGACCGGGCCTGGCGGTGCGCATCCTGGGGGAGGTGACGGAGGAGAAGCTTTCCATCCTCCGCCAGGCGGACGACATCTTCATCAGCCTCCTCAAGGAGTGGGGCCTCTACGGACAGGTGGCCCAGGCCCTGGCGGTCCTCACCCCGGTGCGGAGCGTGGGGGTGGCGGGGGATGAGCGCCGCTACGGCTACGTCCTGGCCCTACGGGCGGTGACCACCGAGGACTTCATGACCGCGGACTGGGCCAGGCTCCCCCTGGACTTCCTGGACGAGGTGGCCAGGCGCATCCCCCGCCGGGTACCGGAGGTGGGGCGGGTGGTCTACGACCTCACCTCCAAACCCCCGGCCACCATAGAATGGGAGTGATGCCCGAAGCCGCAAGGCGCCTCGAGCCCCTTTCCCTCGAGGCCTACCTGGAGCTGGAGGCCAGGTCCCCGGTGAAGCACGAGCTGGTGGAGGGTACCCTCCACGCCATGGCCGGGGCGAGCCGGGCCCACAACCTTATCGTCACTAACCTGGCCCTTCTCCTAGGCCCCCTGGCCCGGCGCAAGGGCTGCCGCCTCTATGTGGCGGACATGAAGCTCAAGGTGGGGGAACGCACCGTCTACTACCCCGACCTCATGGCGGTGTGCGCCCCACCCCCGGAAAACCCCTACTACGAGGAAGCCCCCTGCCTGG
This window encodes:
- the mtnN gene encoding 5'-methylthioadenosine/S-adenosylhomocysteine nucleosidase; its protein translation is MRAFFAAEPEEARALREALGAKEALVAPFPLHQAPGVLVAETGVGKVAAASAVAYVLARFSPQESFFLGVAGGLDPTLRALDLLLAEKAVQWDVDLTPFGREPGETAFGVRFFPSDPGLLARAEAAASALGLPARRGVVATGDRFLADRKEAERLARLHGAQAVEMEGAAALMVAWRFRHPMALIRAVTDGAGEGAARDFQAFLEEASRRLGLLAQALLAY
- a CDS encoding S-ribosylhomocysteine lyase — encoded protein: MAEVESFALDHTKVRAPYVRRAGRKRVGGGWVEKYDLRLAQPNREALPTASLHTLEHLLAGYLRDHLEGVIDLSPMGCRTGFYLVVEGPLEEEEVLVAWERALRDVLLHEGPVPGAGFRECGNYRDHDLPGAKAWAEKVLRQGLRVQKTIPLEGR
- the guaA gene encoding glutamine-hydrolyzing GMP synthase encodes the protein MVLVLDFGSQYTRLIARRLRELRAFSLILPGNTPLEEALKHRPEALILSGGPNSVFDPQAPRPDPRLLRLGLPTLGICYGMQLLAQELGGKVERAGRAEYGKALLTRYQGPLFRGLKGEVQVWMSHQDAVTELPPGWRVAAETEENPVAAMEAPDGKAFAVQFHPEVAHTPKGMQILENFLELAGVRRDWTPEHVLESLLQEVQERVGQDRVLLAVSGGVDSSTLALLLAKAGVDHLAVFVDHGLLRLGEREEVEGALRALGVNLLVVEAKDRFLQALKGVEDPEEKRKIIGREFVEVFSQVARERGPFRFLAQGTLYPDVIESAGGHGAAKIKSHHNVGGLPEDLKFELLEPFRLLFKDEVRELALLLGLPDPIRLRHPFPGPGLAVRILGEVTEEKLSILRQADDIFISLLKEWGLYGQVAQALAVLTPVRSVGVAGDERRYGYVLALRAVTTEDFMTADWARLPLDFLDEVARRIPRRVPEVGRVVYDLTSKPPATIEWE
- a CDS encoding Uma2 family endonuclease, with product MPEAARRLEPLSLEAYLELEARSPVKHELVEGTLHAMAGASRAHNLIVTNLALLLGPLARRKGCRLYVADMKLKVGERTVYYPDLMAVCAPPPENPYYEEAPCLVVEVLSESTEGVDRREKLWRYLALPSLQAYLLVSALERRAELYRKEGGEVFYQALEAGEVPLPCLEGGFLLEEAYAGVDLEARPG